From the genome of Tachypleus tridentatus isolate NWPU-2018 chromosome 6, ASM421037v1, whole genome shotgun sequence:
tttggttgtttgttttataacgtcATTCAAATGGAATTTTCGAAGTAAAATTTCATATTGAAGCAGTCTACATTCTTTTCTTTCTCGATGCTCATCGAAAGCtttaatttttgtgtattatcaaattacttttctgtttgctttgtaaatatattttcagtaaaacactCTGGTGGCTTAACGGTAGCCTTGATGGACTTCTATTGCTAACAACTGTGGTTCGATACttgcaggtagcccattgtgtagctttgtaaataagtaaatattcgTTATTGCAATTACTTGTAATTTATAGCttgaaaaaattcattttaattgtattatCATTAGCAAGTGCATATCAGAAAATTTTCCAAAACGAccagtaatttatttattgtaataagtcatatattatttattcattagcACTTTGTACAAGGGCCTACTTCGACCAATATGTTTTTTTGCTAACGATGTTTATTTATAACCTAacacatatatttaatacatttattccTTTTTgttaattcataattattacCGTTATGACATTTGTCTTTTCTATAATGGCTCGGCAcatccaggtggttaaggcgctcgacttgtgatctgagggtcgcgggatcgaattcccgtcacaccgtgggggcgttatattgtgtcggtcaatcccactatccgttggtaaaatagtagcttaggggtttggcagtgagtggtaatgactaaatgctttccttctagtgtagccctcgtgtagctttatgaaaaattccacaaacaaacgtttctataaaaatacaatattccaaGCTATACATATGCcgtatttttatacttgtttgtttcttttaaagtcgtgtgttttatttttatcatagaaACTTAAGTAACAATTTGTTGAAAACAGGGAACACTTAAACTGTTGGCTATACTATATGAATAATAGAAAAAGtgtaactaataaaaattataaacaatgtaaagaTTTACTCCTGCAAGACACGGAAGAAGTAAAATAAGTATCaggaatataaatgaaataatttttactgGAGTTTTTCAAGTCAAAATCGATCATAAATGTCAGTTCTTCAGGTCGCATTTGACCATTGTAAACTTATCTTGAAAACTTCACGTAATTGTTGAATAGATAGATAATCTACTGATTTTTTGTCGAGCGTCACTGAACTTCTTGAAAGGTAATGTCTTCTTGTCAGTAGCATTATCAAATCCAACAGGACATGTATAGGATCTGAAATAAAGTGTTGTTCCTTCAGGCTTCGATCGTTTTCTGTTGCATTCTTGTTGACATGACCTAGAAGCAGCTGTCAAGTCTGTGAATTAGAGAGAAATAGAAACAttcactgttattttgttttactccACCATAAAGAAAAGAATTGTACGTTTAAAGAACTAGGAAGTCAACATCATCTGCAGTAAGAATGATAACTGTTAAATCATCATCATAATACAATGTTAATACTGCAGTGAATAGCTGATATGTGAAACTAATATGGctggcgtggtcaggtggttatggtgctcgactcgtaatttgatggaTCATTCATACTCACTGAAAATATGATACTAGATAATTTAAACCATTAAAAAGTATTAACTCAGAGAATTATAAAGGTGACGTATGAGGAAAACATTGAAAGGTGATATGGCTGTAAACTAGAATAAAAGCTTTGAAATTATCCTATCGACAGCAAATCTAATGTAACAAATcagatatgctcgccctttcaaccgtatgAGTGTTAGaaagtcacagtcaatcccattattagttggtaaaagagtagtccaagagtcgagGGTAGCTGGCGATGAGTAGTAACTTTTCctgtagcacagatagccctcaagtactttgtttaaatttaatacaaaacattattatgttaaattctgtacacataataaaatgttaagttttgtctttctgtttgtttttcagcacAAAGCCGTACAATTGGTTATTCGTGCTGCGTTCAACACAAGTATTGGATCCCTGCTTTTTTAACTTATAATTCACAGACTTACCTTTGAGTCATTGAGGAGCGAGGATTAAATCGAATAAAACGGCATATTCATTTCATGGTGAGAAAAACccaactgaagtaaaaatgtattctaaagatgtttGATAcgggtattaaaaatttaattaaaataaagtatagaacaacgtttcgacctccttaggtcatcttcaggttaacaaacagaACTTGCAACTGATCGTTGCTAGGTAgatgtcttagagacgagagtgtAAAAGGGTACGAGGTTATAggaggcgttgcagttagatgttatgttattaattagtataggtgtaaagatattcctttgtattggttcaattttggttttagttcttgtacatgtagggcttctttgatttttcgttggtatatatttgttttcctacttagtatgttggtgttttctacgattaattgtgtttatttgatatgcagtgttcaaaaacgagCGAAAAAGCATTGATTTAGTGCAAAATATAGGGAGAAATACATACCCACGTTTCatttaatgtgtgtatatatacagaaatacataTCTTGCAAAATTGTTAACCAAAATGGAATATTAAAAGTGCACGTATAATAAATGACTAGGTCAGAGATATCTAAGACTGGTTTATTCGTCCCTCGTTACAGTTCCCGATGCCACGAGAACTTTGTCTGACTTTATGAACTGAATAACGTGATCGACTGGCACTTTTATAAAGTGCCCACAACTGTAAGTGTAGAGTGTTCAACAACGTCCTCTTAAACCTTGAATAATAGGACCCACATCCCCACCCACTAACCCCTATTTTGTTCACGTTCAAGCAATCATTTAAGCCTTATCTTCCACAAAGCTGAAATGGAATCATTTTTAGGAGATGAAACGTTTGTTATATATGTACTTATTGAGATAATATTATTTCATCATTCATTGAGGACCGTGTGaacaaaaacgtattttaaaaacaaatgcaagTGACATTCGATTGAAAACAACTTGCTTAATACAGTAATTTCCTTATGTCTGTGTTAAAATACCTGCAGTAACTTCGTTTATAATTTCTTGTGTCATTATCAGATTTTcaaatttttgtacattttcaacaacaacaaaaaacacatttctcagaacacacacacacacatatatattataataaccaTTAGTTCAAAATAGCTAGGGGCACTTAGGGCGTTTGGCACCCATCTAAGAATCGCAGGTTCCAATCCCTGTCCCACCATATATCCTCGTTATagctgacggtcaatcccatgataaaaaagtaactcaagaaTTGGCGATAGGAGGTGATGATTTCCTCCCAGTTTTccactgctagcgcagatatatCTCGAGTAGTTTGACGTGAAATACAAAAGCAATTAAAGTACTAAACAAAAAGCGTAGTAATCAAATCTTTATTGTTTATAAGTGTCAATCAACATCATTcacaatgtttaaatatattaattttttacagtaAATTCATACTTAAAATTTTTATCACAGGCCAAAAGAATACTTTGAGTAAGCTTTGAATATGTATTGAAAATGCttacaaaaatgataaatttgaaagtcatgtaaacatttatgttgtctttttttttgggTGGGAGCTAGAGGGTTATTGACATCACTCGatgagtgtgttatttaacgtcCGGAATTTTCTTGAAGCTTTAGAAACGATTTCAACGGTATAAAAACATGAGTTACATACAGTTGATTATTGAGtacgttacaaaatataacacCTAAAAGTAATACGTAAAATGCCTCTAGTAATTAATTTGATAGAGCTTTGCCGATACTTACGGAATGATCTAATATTATTCCCTGAAGAAGAAGTTATCAGTGGGTTATCTTCACTGAAGTCTTGAGAGAGTGAAAGGACACAAGATACTTTTCCACCAAGTGACGTTGATCGATTTATACAACTACTCCTGATCTTGTTGCACTCACTCTTTTTTTCTGTTGAGTTTTGCGGATTCGAGAGAAACGTAGGACTTTTCTTTGTTAGTATGTAACCAGCCGATTCCTCACAACTCGTGTCGTCTACACTCCTGTGAAAGTCACTAGAATGTTCTTCTGAGATAGACGTAAGTTCCGATGACTTCTGGGATCGTGAATTTGAGATGGAGTTGAAAGGAGGTAAAATCTGGCTTGACGTTTTGGTTCCATTTTCGCTTATCTTTATGGTAACTTCCGAATGCTCAGATCTTTGGTTAGAATTATCAAATCTCACGTTGTACTGTCTTGGTCCAGATCTCTAATGAAAGATATAGTGAATGTCatactgttaacaaaataaaaatctttccATTGCAgacaatttttatgtaaaaatttatttacaacagttttattcgctccaagttaaatttatttctaaggTACTTTAACTTACAAAACACGTTTTGACAAAAACTTATCTTAGTTTGgaaagttacacaataaactatttgtgctctactcaccaAGTGTATCGAAATATGGTTTTTAACTTCGTAAACCTATGACGTAAAGTTGTGTCACTAGAGACGAACATTAACTGAAGTGGAGCGTCAACATTGCCATAAATAACTGCTGGAAAATACtcgtttatttatttgaattaaaaaatgtgaaacacaaactatttaattattattaatatagatataaccGAATAATGTTTAAAGTAGCATGGACATAATACGAATTAAGTAATAGGCCTAGTAATATTATATGTCAAGGGCAAAACGCCAGTTTGTTGTATTTGAattggtttgtgttttcttagagcaaagccattcCGTAGACTTAACGTTGCACTAACAGGGGGCATTTTAATTGGTAGATCTAAAGCAAAACATATAAGTAAAAGAATTCATTCAGCAAACATAAAAATCTTGTCCAAATAAATGTCATTCTGTATCGATTTTTGGCGGATGTAGTTGActagtatttatttattctttttttttcaggtttctTGGATATCATCATATCTATCACAAAATTCGAGAAGCATTTATGTTCCTCACAAACAGCACAAAGACTGACCTATAAGATACAAAAGCAAGCTTTCATATGGAATGCTGAAAGCAATTAacgataaatatatatagtgtcaCCAACATATTTGCGGGTGACTCATAGATATAagtaatattcaaaatgtttgtttcctAGATAACTAGAAGAAAGCTAAGCATCTGCATAGTAGGCTTATCTCCTGGATGTATGTGCCAGGTAATGCAATTGTAAAGCTAAACGAGGAAGCTGACAAACTCGCAAAATAAACCCTTATATCAAACTCATCACATCTTTGCTTGCAAGTTAGTCTGTTTTGACCTTCAAAAGGAGTGAGAAAGCAAAAATAGAAATTCGATGGGATGTTATACAGTCAGAAAGCCACTTTAACACGAATAAAGGATACCATTCTTATTGTGAGGTTGCCAGTTAAAGGGGGAGTCAGGATGTCATCACTGCAATAACTGAAACCGTCACCTAATATTCAACTTAATTCATCACAAAACTGATCATACCCGTTCCAAGAAGAGTGACGTAACTGCGAAATTGAAAGgttgaatataataattttagcaaactattttcataattaGTTCTTAGAATTTCCCGAAATTCAGTTTCGATTGTTTTTGAGAGTATTTTTGGTACCATACCTTCAACAGGAACAAAGTAGGTGAAGGAATGACACAACTGGTGTGCAGTTATCGTTGAGATCGTACATAAAATATATGGCTTGTCacacaaattttgtttgaaaaaaactgCTGCCAAAGTCTGTTAAAAGTTATATAGGGTGGCCAGTAGTACaatgaatgtaaaatatttaggctatgtgtgatgtttttttttttttaaacttaaaaaatatattttttctatagaAAAAGTGTCCCCTTAGCATCAGTTCCAAGATTTTGCATTGATTAAGTTAAAGATATTATTTTCCTGTCAGAGTAAATAAATGTTGAAGGAAGAATGGAAACTGCATAATTAGAAGGCTTGTGACTAGCAATATAGAAGTTGAGTTTTAAGAAAGCACGTGACTAATACATTATACAAGCAGGTAAGGATCAGAGGGAGAGTAATGGCAACACTTCTGTTTAAAAGTCAAGAACAGTCAATATAGCAAcgccaaaattaaaaaaaacaacataaaggaATTTCTGgctatagttttatttatatttattcaataagtCTAGCTTTTCGAGACTACTTAGAACTTTTAAACTCACATGCCAGTAATAATTGCAATATCTACCTATCAGGACAGAGATATCAAAGAAGATACAGTAGTTTTATACCATACTttgcaagttttattttgtttttctatatacaGCTGGATTTGCCTTTAATTTGAAAACTTTGAGTTATTATctttataaggttttatttgtgaggtttttttttatatagcgtATTACAGATGATACGAGATTAATACTTAACTGACATAAGCATGGTATAAGAAACTATGTAAAGAGTCACATTTTTGCTAGCAAACCCTTGCTATTTTTTACAACCTTCTAATGGGcgacaataaaaaatatttttttctactgtTTCACTCTTGAAAAATGCTCCTTGTATGAGACAAAAAGCAATTATATGACGTTCAATGGTGtgttaaattaaatatgttaGCACCATTAAAGCTCTTTCGAACTTAATGTCTGGAAATTTAACTCTAGAATGTACTTTATGAGTTATGGCTTCAGATCATTTTAGAAGATTTTGCTCTAATAATTATTCCAATCATTTTCATTTTGTAGGTCTTATGCAACCTAATAACTCaagtacaaagttttaaaaattcagttCTGAGTGCACGTAAGCAacgtatttacaaaatattaatacaccaTCTCTAATTGCAACGATAGTAAAAtgcaatataatataaataattattgcacTTGAGAAAACTTTGAACAATAACGTATACTTATGTGGAAATTTCATTGCGATAGAGGTTTGTTTGTCTGttatgaatttcgctcaaagttacacgagaactatctgcgctagccgtccctaatttagtagtgtaagagggaaggcagctagttatcatcattccctgccaactgttgggattctctttcaccaacgactagtgggattgattgaccTTCAGTTTATaatgcccacatggctgaaagggcgagcatgtttggttgggcagggattcaaacttgcgatccacagattgcgagtccagcgtcctaccacctggccaagccaggCCTTTTCGAATGTAAAATGCACGAGTGTAAAATGGTTTTACGTAGTCTCGCAAGTTGATTGACCTCATAGCAAAAGTCCGTAATAATTAAGACGTGTTTTGGCTCAACCTGGTATTCCTTGTATATAAGTTCTATACTCTTAGTTACATTGCAATAATGCCTACTTTGACATGAGTttgatattatgataaacaaactgcATACCAACAGCCAGGAATATATAACTTTCAACCGcagttatattaaattttacgAAAAGAAAGTGTTGGAATTTAATGTCGTGAACAATTTTAATtcagatatttctattttaagtAATTACAAACTCAACTTTTCAGCCAATAGGTGCTTATATATATGTGATTAGCAGCAATTACACATTCAACGTTCTTAATTACACACAGCCCAAAGATCATTCGTTCCTATGGAGAGAAACGATCTAGTTAAAAGTCTTTCAAAGAAGCATTTTCACTGTAAAgctattaattatataaaatttaatcatTAAATGGTATCTATATCTTTTAAATACGGTGTTTATAAATTTCCTGaacaatgtatgtttgttttataacaaagtcaaattgagctatctgctatgtccaccgtaATGGAATCATACTCGGGTTTTAGCGTTTTAAAGTCCTTAAAATTAGCGCTGTCCCATCGGGGGAGATTCTCTAAGCATCAAAGTctcattgatttttgttttaggGTTTTCGGAACCGACAAAACAAGTGACTATTCCCAGGCAGTTATCAGGTATTCGAAACACTATTTTTAGCCAGTAAGTAAACCTGTGTAATATTACTTGGTAAATTTGTTTATTGCCATTATCAGTACAGAGACCTCGCAGATAGATATTGCTTCAATAATTTAAGATTCTTGCAATACTGCTGTAGTTTCAAGGTCTTAGCGTCACTCCTCAGACATCTCAAACAGtacacaattataattattaccaaataaaacataacatgctAATTTATACTTAGAAAAAATAATACGATTATTTTACCCTTTTATGAATAACATGAGACAAAAGAACTTTTacgattttaataattttcaaatcgTCTGTTACACTCAACCTTAGACTGTGATGTGCAGAACCTATCTAACGGtataaaatattgctttaataTACTGATCGAGTATTGACCGAGTATTGCGGTGGTTGTGTATAATATAAAGCGTTGTGAGAGTGAAATTAAATTaccttattatttattacatactataaaaaatattttgtttacttaacaaTCATTGATTATATTGGCATATCAccttcaattatatatatattctttttccGATTATTAAAAGTTTCACAAATAATTCATCATCACAcatataattaacatatttaaacgtAATTTATTGATAACATGATTAGGTGTGCCAAATATACTCTCAATCAACGAAATTGTCGGTCGAATACTACATTTCAAGAGTTTCGTTAGACCATGATATAAGTAAATATCGGAATAACAGGTACGCAATATTATAGAATATTCAATTAGACTGGGAAAGATTTAAAGAAAAGAGTTGAAAGCTTGCTCAGTACGGAAAAAAGTAGTGACTGAATTGCTTTTTTACAGCtgctaaaaagtattttatattttataatacatagtGCTCTTCTGAGAGTACTGAGAGATATTTCAagcaaaattaataatacaaacactTCAGTTTATTAGGTTAAAATCTCTCACGTATATATAGATAACAATGTACTGTTTTTAAGCCTAGTACTACATTGGGTGGCATTTAAATAAGGACTGTCGAAGAACAATGTTCTCATGACATAAGATGAGAATAATAAcgcattttgaaaacaaaatttgatcaCGTTAAATTAATtgatgtttttaaacacaaaattgtagaagtaaataatttaatacgtatttttttcttattcactttaataattttttttgaatTACACAATTAATCTTATTAAATTTATCTCCATAAGTGTtaacacataacaaaataaataatttaaaatgaaataaaaacatttcttctgAAATTCATAACAGTTtcgaaaaataaagtttttaagcTTACGGCTGGTAAtatcaaaaggtaaataataaaaAGCCATGAGAATAACATATTTAAGGTTGTTTTCACTCCACTAAATTTTTTCGGTCATTTTTTGAAAGTAGGATTAACCTTTTTTGAAATAACTCCTATGTTATCAGGAATGACAGAAATAATTTCATTACAGCGGTTACAATCATAATGAGAGTTGGTATAAATCTTTAACATGTTACCAAACTCTTTTTGTTATAAGCCTGTATTTTTCTCAAAGATGTTAGTATCCATATCGTATACAGATTACTCTATATACATAACTTATTGATGTATAATTACAGGAAATACTATTATTATCTGGACGTAAGACAAAACTAAGTACCGATGtaatatgattgtttgtttgtttgtttgtttgaggttaagcacaaagctatacagtgggatTTCTTTGCTCAGCCCActccgggtatcgaaacctgattttagcattgtagttCTGCATACATGCCCCTGTGCCACTAAGGagcaatttaaaatgtatttccagtctTTAGTTCTAGTTTATAACTGGACAGCAATTATTTGCTTTAGGTCACGGATGAGTCCATAATGTTGGCTCTGGGCTATTTATTTTCTGCTTGAAATATAAAATGGATACCGTTCTATTTGACAAAAGTGGACAGCAAACAAACGTTTGTATAATCGTACCAGATTTCTGAGTATGTACAAAGTACTTTGCTGGAAAATATATCCGTTAAAAACACATGAATAACTTAAGCAAGGATAGAGGAAATATGGACTGATGATGAGACTAAGAGTGAAAACTATTCCACGACTAAAGCAAGGACAGGGAAAAATACCGACTGATAATGAGACAAAGAATAAAAACTATTCCACAAATAGAGACTTTTTTTGTAAAGATAATTTTGCGGAACAATGTACCAGTGACGATGAAGAGTTTGTGCGTGATAGCAGTTGAAAAGAAAGTGATATCTTTTACGAAGATGGTAAACCTCAGGAAAGATGTTAAATATGATGCATAGTAGTTACTGGAGAAAAAAACGTCTCTCACACAAATATTCCCTTGTTTGACAAGTATTTAGGAATCCTAGATGATGATGTCAAAGATAAGAACAAGAACAGAATTTCACAGGCTGATATCTGATACTCATactttgaaagaaattaaattaacagCATATGttgacattttaataaatatttaaaacaaacatatatatatatagaaaaatatctaaaatcgataaaattttattataactgaGATATTCATAAATGCATTGAAAAAAATCCaacgaaaattaaaataatgaagataaaactAAATGGACTTCCTGAATCAGAAAGTCGATTAATGATAATGTTCTCATGTAATAACACGTTACGCAAAATAACAAAACagcatgaaacaaaattaaattcgTATATCATTATtaacgtaataaaataaaaatcacaaagttGTATGCATACAATTAATAACTCATAAGCAATAATTGAACGTCCTggtatagtaaaaaaaaacatgtaattataaaatgtcGTCAGTTTTAGTACTCTCTGTACTTTGTTGGTAACTATCTACAGAGAGTACGTTAACGTTTGAATTAACATG
Proteins encoded in this window:
- the LOC143251680 gene encoding uncharacterized protein LOC143251680; the encoded protein is MTILHLGSEEEDGPKETPEPKFKESRYEEPLEDVMEAEMGVDGVSSTLLIIEGKSLLSIGIFYSIIAITGSLHVNNVLHSSELLVLSLLIIVFAGLCVASSVILLVGLFLDYRLMLLPWIFSVTITTLINIISLFYLFNDATMDPGQAIFFATDILICVLNIYCILCVVSQYQEYLSGRGRSNYGSEERSGPRQYNVRFDNSNQRSEHSEVTIKISENGTKTSSQILPPFNSISNSRSQKSSELTSISEEHSSDFHRSVDDTSCEESAGYILTKKSPTFLSNPQNSTEKKSECNKIRSSCINRSTSLGGKVSCVLSLSQDFSEDNPLITSSSGNNIRSFHLTAASRSCQQECNRKRSKPEGTTLYFRSYTCPVGFDNATDKKTLPFKKFSDARQKISRLSIYSTIT